The proteins below are encoded in one region of Spirochaetota bacterium:
- a CDS encoding HEPN domain-containing protein, which yields MTLSAEDKKTLSQFRLKKAKEFLDDAERNYDDGRYRTSINRSYYAALNAARALLILEGANPETHDGIITMLRLRFVKKEILSAEMIKKFKLLLSRRTDVDYGDFDSIDKEDALSSLNDAKTFIQAIEQAMKKILL from the coding sequence ATGACCCTTTCAGCTGAAGATAAAAAAACATTGAGCCAGTTCAGATTGAAAAAAGCAAAGGAATTCCTTGATGATGCAGAAAGAAATTACGATGATGGACGGTACAGAACGTCAATTAACAGAAGTTATTATGCTGCATTAAATGCTGCACGGGCATTGTTGATATTAGAAGGAGCAAATCCGGAAACACACGATGGCATAATTACAATGTTACGTTTACGATTTGTAAAAAAAGAAATACTTTCTGCTGAAATGATCAAGAAATTCAAACTGCTCTTATCGCGCAGGACTGACGTTGATTATGGTGATTTTGATTCTATCGACAAAGAAGACGCCCTCAGTTCACTTAATGATGCAAAGACCTTCATCCAGGCAATTGAACAGGCAATGAAAAAAATACTTTTATAA
- the trpD gene encoding anthranilate phosphoribosyltransferase, giving the protein MKTEQLITQTIEGNTLSMEQSEYLFDSIFDGRISQVELAAVLAAMKVRKEKPEEISGAIKSMRKFAVSLPITESVFDTCGTGGDHSHSFNISSAVAIILNAMGYPIAKHGNRSVTSKSGSADFYEALNIPVNLSGQDAVRYFNKNKFIFLFAPNYHPAMKHAAPVRKQLAVRTIFNYLGPLTNPLHPKRQMIGVFHPSFLEVYAQAALPLGYERLILYSSTNGMDEVSPLYPTNVVEIRDNEVSAFSINPENFLSKDDANAIPKDLSPQENATLFIETINSNRPTPLSKLLALNTALALFVLDDNSSIDNNYAVALDVIHSGSVAQTLTKLQEG; this is encoded by the coding sequence ATGAAAACAGAACAGCTTATAACACAAACAATTGAAGGCAACACACTGTCCATGGAACAATCAGAGTATTTATTTGATTCCATCTTTGATGGCAGGATATCACAGGTTGAGCTTGCCGCAGTACTTGCTGCAATGAAAGTACGCAAGGAAAAGCCTGAAGAAATCAGTGGTGCCATTAAATCAATGCGAAAATTTGCAGTAAGCCTTCCCATCACTGAAAGCGTTTTTGATACCTGTGGTACTGGTGGTGACCATTCACATTCCTTTAACATATCCAGTGCTGTTGCCATTATTCTTAACGCTATGGGCTACCCAATTGCAAAACATGGCAACCGTTCAGTAACCAGCAAAAGCGGTTCCGCTGATTTTTATGAAGCTCTGAATATACCGGTAAACCTTTCAGGCCAGGATGCGGTACGCTATTTTAATAAAAATAAATTTATATTTTTGTTTGCACCCAACTATCATCCTGCCATGAAACATGCTGCCCCGGTTAGAAAGCAATTGGCCGTTAGAACCATATTTAACTATTTAGGGCCACTTACCAACCCATTGCACCCAAAACGGCAGATGATTGGAGTTTTTCATCCTTCATTTTTAGAAGTTTATGCACAGGCAGCATTGCCTCTGGGATATGAACGGCTAATACTGTACTCTTCTACAAATGGCATGGATGAGGTATCGCCACTATATCCAACCAATGTTGTTGAAATTCGTGATAACGAGGTCAGCGCGTTTTCTATTAATCCAGAAAATTTTTTGAGTAAAGATGATGCTAATGCTATTCCAAAAGATTTGTCACCACAGGAGAATGCAACACTGTTTATAGAAACTATTAATAGCAATAGACCTACACCGCTTAGCAAGCTTTTAGCGTTGAATACAGCATTGGCGCTTTTTGTACTGGATGATAATTCATCCATAGACAATAATTATGCAGTGGCACTTGATGTCATTCATAGTGGCAGTGTTGCACAAACACTTACCAAACTTCAGGAAGGGTAA
- a CDS encoding aminodeoxychorismate/anthranilate synthase component II has product MFCIIDNYDSFTYNLVEYMRILGQEVDVYRNDTNFESINFHKYTGIIVSPGPSSPQHSGITVTVIQNIDDIPILGVCLGMQAIGYVYGGAIVHAKKIMHGKTDIIEHYGGNLFHNIPQQFTAVRYHSLVVSTINFPHCLSIEARSSDGEIMALKHKTKFVWGVQFHPESYASEYGLQILKNFIGGCYENRTAYNTNN; this is encoded by the coding sequence ATGTTCTGTATAATTGATAACTACGACTCGTTTACCTATAACTTAGTTGAGTACATGCGCATACTGGGACAAGAGGTAGATGTTTACCGCAACGATACTAATTTTGAGTCAATTAATTTCCATAAATACACTGGTATCATTGTATCACCTGGCCCTTCGTCCCCACAGCATTCAGGCATTACAGTAACTGTCATCCAAAACATTGATGATATACCCATCCTGGGCGTGTGCTTAGGTATGCAAGCAATTGGATATGTATATGGCGGAGCGATAGTTCATGCAAAAAAGATCATGCACGGTAAAACTGATATTATTGAGCACTACGGTGGTAATCTTTTCCACAATATACCACAACAATTTACCGCTGTCCGTTACCATTCATTGGTGGTAAGTACAATAAATTTCCCCCACTGCCTTAGCATTGAAGCCCGTTCAAGCGATGGTGAAATCATGGCTTTAAAACATAAAACAAAATTTGTGTGGGGTGTACAATTTCACCCGGAATCGTACGCATCAGAGTACGGTTTACAGATTTTAAAAAATTTTATAGGAGGATGTTATGAAAACAGAACAGCTTATAACACAAACAATTGA
- a CDS encoding phosphoribosylanthranilate isomerase, with the protein MFVKFCGFTRPKDVEAACNLGVSACGFIFYTGSPRFCNFTKARECIAICNNHGVMSVGVFIDNSPTAVASIAKTLGLAALQVYSEDLYVELSPHFTIFFGMRVSKNFSIEMVPVIDTKDYYLFDTFDSSQFGGTGKQFDWGSVASFSHLNRTIISGGVNIHNVQKLCATLKPFGIDVASGIEDSPGIKNFSKMKQLIKTIKECGHDISR; encoded by the coding sequence ATGTTTGTTAAATTTTGTGGTTTTACACGGCCCAAAGATGTTGAAGCTGCCTGCAATTTAGGTGTAAGTGCCTGCGGGTTTATCTTTTATACAGGATCACCACGCTTCTGTAACTTTACTAAAGCCAGAGAGTGTATCGCCATCTGCAATAATCACGGCGTAATGAGCGTGGGAGTATTTATAGATAATAGCCCTACTGCTGTGGCATCCATTGCTAAAACCTTAGGTCTTGCGGCACTGCAGGTTTACTCTGAGGATTTATACGTGGAACTATCGCCCCATTTTACTATTTTTTTTGGAATGAGGGTAAGTAAAAATTTTTCCATTGAGATGGTCCCTGTGATTGATACAAAAGACTATTATCTTTTTGACACATTTGATAGCTCACAATTTGGAGGCACAGGAAAACAATTTGACTGGGGAAGCGTTGCATCATTTTCTCACCTGAATAGAACCATTATTTCTGGTGGAGTAAATATACATAATGTCCAGAAACTGTGTGCCACATTAAAACCTTTTGGCATTGATGTGGCAAGCGGAATAGAAGATAGTCCCGGCATAAAAAATTTTTCCAAAATGAAACAACTAATAAAAACAATTAAGGAGTGTGGCCATGACATATCCCGATAA
- a CDS encoding anthranilate synthase component I family protein produces MYPTLQQCKNLSNTYNRIPIYKQLNISHPGLLLILKSFINNGDCIFFESAKQNKKQSRFSFLGFNPVQTFYLTPPYIIICDSSKTTTIPCSDPFDFIDKYIARYRSPSFNRFGSFNGGLSGYFSYDLVNYTGHLRQLIHQDTLHPLMVLHHIDNFICFDNKYNTYYIATCIYTDKGSIESLYEQALQRLHTYEDTIITALSSTSLPYLPAYSESINLDFTISPDSFMDSVSQAKTLIEDGEALQIVLSMRAYINEPVDPYRFYLKLRQVNPSPYMFYMKHGDLTVTGSSPEIHVKVQDNIATLRPIAGTIAQGKTKSQNTKNKELLLNNEKERAEHLMLVDLARNDLSIIAKPGSVQVGQFMQPEDYSHVIHLVSNVTATLNDGIRLSDVLRHTFPAGTVTGAPKVRAIEIIDQLEPHPRGIYAGCVGYIGFNNTMDTCITIRTAVFSPQGSFLQAGAGIVYDSIPENEFNEIVNKLKALSVSLPFAKIKTMLKEIV; encoded by the coding sequence ATGTATCCAACATTACAGCAATGCAAAAATTTGAGCAACACATATAACCGCATCCCTATCTATAAGCAGCTCAATATTTCCCATCCGGGTTTACTGCTTATACTGAAATCGTTTATCAATAACGGTGACTGCATCTTCTTTGAGAGCGCCAAACAAAACAAAAAGCAAAGCCGCTTTTCATTTTTGGGTTTTAACCCGGTACAAACGTTTTACCTTACCCCACCATATATTATTATATGCGATAGCTCTAAAACAACGACAATCCCCTGCTCTGATCCATTCGATTTTATTGACAAATATATTGCTCGCTATCGCTCACCTTCTTTTAACCGCTTTGGTTCATTCAATGGCGGGTTGTCCGGTTATTTTTCGTATGACCTGGTTAACTATACCGGTCATTTGCGACAGCTCATACACCAGGACACATTGCATCCATTAATGGTACTGCACCACATTGATAACTTCATCTGCTTCGACAATAAGTACAATACCTACTACATTGCTACATGTATCTACACTGATAAAGGAAGCATTGAATCACTATATGAGCAGGCACTACAGCGCCTTCATACCTACGAAGACACCATTATAACTGCACTATCCTCAACTTCACTGCCGTACCTGCCCGCATATTCTGAATCAATAAACCTGGATTTTACAATCTCGCCAGATTCATTTATGGATTCAGTGTCACAGGCTAAAACCTTAATTGAAGATGGTGAAGCATTACAGATCGTGTTAAGTATGCGGGCATACATCAATGAACCTGTTGACCCCTATCGTTTTTATCTCAAACTGAGGCAGGTCAATCCATCACCGTATATGTTTTATATGAAACATGGTGACCTTACTGTTACCGGTAGCTCGCCTGAGATTCATGTTAAAGTACAGGACAATATTGCTACATTAAGGCCAATTGCAGGAACTATCGCCCAGGGAAAAACAAAAAGTCAAAATACTAAAAACAAGGAACTTTTGCTCAATAACGAAAAAGAACGCGCAGAGCACCTGATGCTTGTTGATTTAGCACGCAATGATTTAAGCATCATCGCAAAGCCAGGAAGCGTGCAGGTTGGACAGTTCATGCAACCAGAAGATTATTCGCACGTTATTCATTTAGTTTCAAATGTTACCGCCACACTCAACGATGGTATCCGTTTAAGCGATGTGCTGCGCCACACCTTCCCTGCTGGCACGGTAACAGGGGCCCCCAAGGTGCGCGCTATTGAGATCATTGACCAGCTTGAACCACATCCGCGCGGCATTTACGCAGGATGTGTGGGCTACATTGGATTTAACAATACCATGGATACCTGCATTACTATTCGCACAGCAGTTTTTTCACCGCAAGGGTCATTTTTACAGGCAGGTGCCGGCATTGTGTACGATAGTATCCCTGAAAATGAATTTAATGAAATAGTAAATAAACTTAAAGCACTTTCAGTAAGCCTGCCGTTTGCAAAAATAAAAACCATGTTAAAGGAGATTGTGTAA
- a CDS encoding indole-3-glycerol-phosphate synthase — MFSLAMMKHKKLQQRSEVINMLQIFSKRNRPMYPFVCDSSINIIAEVKKASPSAGLINNVEPATQAILYQKAGAKAVSVLADGEYFGGSYTDIQSVAEAIKLPVLCKEFICYPEQIDVAYNAGADIILLIAAMLTADELHQLYAYTIHKGLLPLIEVHTKNELDYVLTLQPDYIMVNIRNLNTLELEYDTAIATLKSIPYNIKKICASGIDNSKTIQHIKEHTGTTIYLVGTALMKATDPQKRIQEFSNVC; from the coding sequence ATGTTTTCACTTGCAATGATGAAGCATAAAAAATTGCAGCAGCGTTCTGAGGTCATTAATATGTTACAAATATTCTCAAAACGCAATCGCCCCATGTATCCATTTGTGTGCGATAGTTCTATTAATATCATCGCAGAAGTAAAAAAAGCTTCGCCTTCAGCTGGCTTAATTAACAATGTTGAGCCGGCCACACAGGCAATACTGTATCAGAAAGCCGGTGCAAAAGCGGTGAGTGTTTTGGCTGATGGTGAGTATTTTGGGGGAAGCTATACCGATATACAGAGTGTAGCAGAGGCTATAAAGCTGCCTGTCCTTTGCAAAGAGTTTATATGTTATCCCGAACAGATTGATGTTGCATATAACGCTGGTGCAGATATAATACTGCTTATTGCAGCTATGCTTACTGCTGATGAATTACATCAGCTTTATGCATATACTATTCATAAAGGATTGTTGCCACTTATTGAAGTGCACACAAAAAATGAACTTGATTATGTTCTTACATTACAACCTGACTATATAATGGTCAATATACGGAATTTGAACACGCTTGAACTTGAGTATGACACAGCCATTGCTACATTGAAAAGCATTCCGTACAATATTAAGAAGATTTGTGCCAGTGGCATTGACAATTCCAAAACTATTCAACACATCAAAGAGCACACAGGAACAACCATATATTTAGTTGGAACAGCCCTTATGAAAGCCACTGATCCACAAAAACGTATACAGGAGTTTTCTAATGTTTGTTAA
- a CDS encoding nucleotidyltransferase domain-containing protein, producing MLTVEIEALQKIKERLLQIIPEHFVCMYAFGSRVRGDFTAGSDFDVLIVIKKKIPQLEDMIVSILVNEELKYNVSFSPLIKDEYAFELEKQYNSPFYDNIINEGIKI from the coding sequence ATGTTAACAGTTGAGATAGAAGCCTTACAGAAAATTAAAGAAAGGTTATTGCAAATAATCCCTGAACACTTTGTATGCATGTATGCGTTTGGTTCAAGGGTGCGAGGTGATTTTACCGCTGGTTCTGATTTTGATGTTCTTATTGTAATTAAAAAGAAAATACCCCAGCTGGAAGATATGATAGTTTCAATACTAGTGAATGAAGAGTTGAAATACAATGTATCATTTTCACCACTCATTAAAGACGAATATGCATTTGAATTAGAAAAACAGTATAACAGCCCTTTTTATGACAATATAATTAATGAAGGTATAAAGATATGA